From Brachionichthys hirsutus isolate HB-005 chromosome 7, CSIRO-AGI_Bhir_v1, whole genome shotgun sequence, the proteins below share one genomic window:
- the nt5c2a gene encoding 5'-nucleotidase, cytosolic IIa gives MCVFRFRMTTSWSDRLQNYADLPANMDRSAMKKYRREAHHRVFVNRSLAMEKIKCLGFDMDYTLAVYKSPEYESLGFDLTVERLVAIGYPQELLNFVYDPSFPTRGLVFDTMYGNLLKVDTYGNILVCVHGFYFLKGPEIRQMYPNKFIQRGDTDRFYILNTLFNLPETYLFACLVDFFSNCSRYTSCETGFKNGDLFMSYKSMFQDVRDGVDWVHFKGSLKEKTVENLEKYVVKDPKLPLLLSRMNEVSKVFLATNSDYKYTEKIMTYLFDFAHGPKPGTPHRPWKSYFDLILVDARKPIFFGEGTVLRQVDTATGRLKIGTYTGPLQHGIVYSGGSSDIVCDLLSAKGKDIIYIGDHIFGDILKSKKRQGWRTFLVIPELAQELHVWTDKSSLFEELQSLDCILAELYKHLDSSSNERPDISSLQRRIKKVTHDMDMCYGMMGSLFRSGSRQTLFASQVMRYADLYAASFINLLYYPFSYLFRAAHVLMPHESTVEHAHVSVMDTESPLATRNRFDVDFKEMECKRHQLTRSISEIQPPQFFPQVPQEITHCHDEDDDEEEEEEEEEEEEE, from the exons atgtgtgtgtttcgGTTCAGGATGACGACTTCGTGGAGCGACCGTCTGCAGAACTACGCTGACCTGCCAGCCAACATGGACCGGTCGGCCATGAAGAAATACCGGCGAGAGGCTCATCACAG AGTGTTCGTCAACCGGAGCTTGGCCATGGAGAAGATCAAGTGTTTGGGCTTTGATATGGATTACACTCTGGCAG tgtaTAAGTCTCCCGAGTACGAGTCGCTGGGCTTCGACTTGACGGTGGAGCGGCTGGTGGCCATCGGATATCCGCAGGAACTGCTGAACTTCGTCTACGACCCGTCCTTCCCCACCAG aGGTCTGGTGTTCGACACGATGTACGGAAACCTGCTCAAAGTGGACACCTACGGGAACATCCTCGTCTGCGTGCACGGGTTCTACTTCCTGAAGGG ACCTGAAATCAGACAGATGTACCCCAACAAATTTATCCAACGTGGCGACACCGACCGCTTCTACATCCTCAACACTCTCTTCAACCTGCCTG aaacctACCTCTTTGCCTGCCTGGTTGACTTCTTCAGTAACTGCTCCAGATACACGAG TTGTGAGACCGGCTTCAAAAACGGCGACCTCTTCATGTCCTATAAGAGCATGTTCCAGGACGTCCGGGACGGCGTGGACTGGGTCCATTTCAAG GGCTCCTTGAAGGAGAAGACGGTTGAAAACCTGGAGAAGTACGTGGTGAAGGAT CCGAagcttcccctcctcctcagtcGAATGAATGAAGTGTCCAAAGTATTTCTGGCCACCAACAGTGACTACAAATACACAGAG AAAATCATGACTTACCTGTTTGACTTCGCTCACGGACCGAAG CCCGGTACGCCCCACCGACCCTGGAAGTCCTACTTTGACCTGATCCTGGTCGACGCCCGGAAGCCCATCTTCTTCGGGGAGGGGACGGTGCTGCGGCAGGTCGACACG GCCACGGGCCGGCTGAAGATCGGGACGTACACCGGACCGCTCCAGCATGGGATCGTTTACTCTGGAG GTTCTTCAGACATCGTTTGTGACCTGCTGAGCGCCAAAGGGAAAGACATCATCTACATCGGCGACCACATTTTCGGTGACATCCTCAAATCCAAGAAGCGTCAGGGCTGGAGGACTTTCCTGGTGATCCCCGAGCTGGCTCAGGAGCTGCATGTTTGGACCGACAAGAGCT cccTATTTGAGGAGCTTCAGTCTCTGGACTGCATCCTTGCAGAGCTTTACAA ACatctggacagcagcagcaacgagAGGCCAGACATCAGCTCGCTGCAGAGACGGATAAAG AAAGTGACCCACGACATGGACATGTGCTACGGCATGATGGGAAGTCTGTTTCGCAGCGGATCCCGACAGACGCTGTTCGCCTCCCAGGTGATGCGCTACGCCGACCTGTACGCCGCCTCCTTCATCAACCTGCTGTACTACCCCTTCAGCTACCTGTTCAGAGCTGCACACGTCCTG ATGCCCCACGAGTCGACGGTGGAGCACGCCCACGTGAGCGTCATGGACACGGAGTCGCCGCTGGCGACGAGGAACCGCTTCGACGTCGACTTCAAGGAGATGGAGTGCAAACGGCACCAGCTGACCCGCTCCATCAGCGAGATCCAGCCCCCGCAATTCTTCCCCCAGGTTCCCCAGGAGATCACCCACTGCCACGACGAGGAtgacgacgaggaggaggaggaggaagaggaggaggaggaggaggagtag